In Brassica napus cultivar Da-Ae chromosome C2, Da-Ae, whole genome shotgun sequence, the sequence TAAGAGCTTCAGGGATTGATTGAAATATCAAAGCTGTCGTTTTTCTTAATCTCCGTAGTCTCGTGCTCAATCACATCCCACGCCTCATGTACCTTAAGCAATATCTTCATCCGAATGGCCCACACAGTGTAATTTGATGTTGTTAGCATCGGACAGCGTATGGAGGAGGGTCCTCCTTCTTTACCTTGTGTAATCGCACCGCACCATTTGTCGTGATATCACCCAtgtttggctctgataccaaatattgaTTAAACTCAAGACGATGAACTCAAGAGAATGTAAGAAACACTCTTTCTTATTATCTTAAGAAAATAACTCAAGCTCTCACACAATATTCTCTAAACTCACAAGTTCATGGCACACCTCACcatcttcttatatagagatattatatcttaaactcattaggattcacaCTTATCTAAAACACATATTAAATAGGATTAACATAACTTGGCTTCTAAGTTAACTTCAAGTTAACTTCAAGTTTATCTAAAACACATATTAAATAGGATCAACATTGAAGTCTTTAGCAAAGGTTCAGGATTCGTCAGTACCATCTATCTGAAAGAAACGGTTTTTAGCTTCCCTAGGTTTGATAGTTTTTCGGAGTCAAACTTCTTGCACGCGCCAACTTTCAACGAATCAAGAGTCGCTAGATCATAGACGCTTTGTGGGATTTCAACAACCAACTCATCAAGGTTTACATCTTGAAAGGTTCTCCACGCCGGGTTTGAGAAATCAAGAACCAAGTTCTTGACCTCTTTTTCGAACCGCGAACGCTATCAGGGACTTGATCACAGCCAAGTAAGTCTTCGGATACGAGATAGAGACCCTGAACGTATCGATGGGTTGGTCATGAATTCTAGCGACCCAACGACGCACATAATCAATGAACACAATCCTACCCAAAGCATTTTTTATGAGATTTGCGTTGACAGAAGGGCTCAAGAAGTCGGTTTCCTTGAAAGAAACATTCCTCGTCTCAAGGTAGACAGATCTCCACCGCTTGGAGGGCACAGGTTTGAACACATTCCTTGAAAGACAAGCATGAAATGATGAGGACCAAAAGAACATCCGGTAGATTTGATATTCTGTCTGCTTGATCACTCGTAtccattgtgataatcaagagAAAGTGGAGaattttgaaagaaaagagGTGTTTGCGGATTTGTATCTGATATGTTAGACGCTACAGAGAGTGCTTATATATACACTCTTGATAGGTTGCATGATAGGGTTCTGAGAATCTAGTCATGATCTGAGAGGTGTCTCCAGAACAAAACTTCTATAAGTggtatttttttgaatatataaacttatctTTGACCTCCTGAGTCGAAAACAGTTTGCATGACCTGAGACTATAGATTttcaattttagtttttcataatttttttcttattattattttttcataaaccaatgaaaacttattaattaaataaactttttaacTACAAACCCTTCACCATGTTTAGTTGGTAATGCCTCTTTGGCATTATTCAAACACCTAGAATAATTTTGAGGTTTTATCACAACTAATGCAGTCTTCTCTTTTGAATATAGAAACCTATCTTTCAGTTTGCATGACCTGAGAAGAAAGTGTATTGCTAGCAAAGTTGATTAATCTGATGAACAAAGAGAACAAAGTGTTTTGTGAacaaagagtgattaagttgcGAAACTTTGTCTTTAAGACATCTAAACAAATTCCAAATTGaagatatattttcttaaagccTTGCCATTAAATTGCCGTTTCATATTATTACCGTTAGTTTTGCCACTTAAAGTCGTGTCGTTAACCTGTCATTCCGTACCACTTCCATTAGCTTACCACTTTTCTCTTTGTTTGCCAATACTTAAAGAATAATGCTGGTATTTCAAAATAATGAGATTATTTTTACAAACTTTTTTTCCGTAGGGTACTGATTTCACAGTGACATTTTAAATTCGAGTAAAAATATTATCGATTATTGCAGCAATACTCTTGTAGTACTCCATTACTTTAGTTGCATCCCCATCTCTTGCTGCATAATCCAGCTACAAATTTACAATTGAAaagtttttctttcaaaaaaaggAGTATGTATTTATTAGTTAGAGCGAAATGAAGAAATCTACCTTGGTGATAGTACTGAACAGAGATGAATAGAACGACCTAAGGAGAGGTCTATCCTTGGGAGGCTTTGCTTGGATGATTAAATACAAATCTTGTTTCATGTTTGATGCAGTTCTTCTTAACTCTGTCCCTCCTTCTTTCCACCTCTTATTTTCTATCATTatctcttttatcttttttatattttccccATTTTTTCTTAATCCTTCCTATCAAAGataattcaaaatttatgaaaactTCACATCCCAAATGCTAAgaaattaaactaataaaaccCACAAGTATAAATATTATGTTAGTATGTTATAAGTCACTGGACCTTAGCCATCTCGACAGTGCGTACAGGCTCGGGTTGTGGTGCCAGGAAGCTGAAAAGGTCAGCAGCACTTGCGGAGGAAGAGCGTTTGAGGTCAAGGAGAAACAGTTGAGGGATTATTGTTCCTGAGACTGAGAGAAGAACGTCTCTTCGTATTCTTCTTGATGAATCAGTAGAGAATGTCAAGGTAGAAGCCGCAGTTTCTAGATGAGGATTTGGATTGTTAAAGGGACTAAAATGTTGTGGTGGTGGCTTTGAGAGTGCCATGTCTTTCTGTTTGAGTGAGCACAAATCAGGATTgtagaggagaagaagatagtGTTGAGgctaaaattgtaaaaaaaaatggaatgtcATTTTGTAGGTTTTATGCAAGATGGTATTTTAGCAAATTGaataataaaaggaaaatgcctcgaatgtttttttcaaCTTATAGAAAGTATGAATTTTTCTACATATTTACTTGTTGATGTAATGATGATATTCAACTATATGAATCTTTAGCCATAAAAAtctgttaaagaaaaaaaaactagaattcatgtgggtggtaatatgtaaaaataatttaaaaaacataaaatatacgtAAGAACTCAAGATACACCAAAAGTAAAGTTTgaaaacttattatttattctaaatactttttaaaatttcaaataatatatatattcttggCGAACTAAATTATCATTAACTCTTAAATTATCTATTCTtttacatgaaacaaaaaaaaactattttcagaTTTCGTCATGGTCACTGTctccatcttcatcatcatttgGGTTCGTAAAGCTAAGTGCGTCACCTTCTTCGACTTCCCATTGCTTCTTCAGCGCACTGATCGCTCTGGAAGCAGCTGCTGCAATCGCCGGGTTACTGTCTTCCGCTAGTCtctgtttttatattatttaaaagtcCCATAAAAAATGTTGCACGAATGATCATAATCAATATCATTTATCTTATTACCTGTAACGCTCCCATGCCTGCATTTCCCAACGTCCACATCGATGGCGCAGCTGCTAAGGCATTAGCCAACGCTTTCCTACACCAGAGAGCATGTCAATGTTCTttgaatcaaaaaaattgatgcAACCTAAACACTATCCATGTTTTCCTACTTGAATGTTGTGTATTTATTTAACTTGTTTACCTTGTATTGACGTCTGGAGAGCTAGAGCATTCAGCCAATAGTGATGCACTACTTTTACCATCCATTGCATCGAGGTCGATCAGAGTAGTTACTAACAGTTCAAGCTGTCaaaaacccaaaagaaaaacaacaatttataaaaaggtTAGATAAATTGTAACAGAAAGGTATCATAGATCTATGGACCGACCTCTTCAGGATCAGTGTAGTCAATTCCATCGGCTTCTGAGAGAGCTGATGCCATACTCTTGTAAGCTTCCTGTTTCAAAGGAAGAATCATCAGagagaataatatttttagaacaaGACAATGTGTTTTCTAGTAAGTCAGGACCTCAATAGCAGATATGCTATCAGATGAAACTTCCCCTAGGAAAAACTCTAGAGCTTTTCCATTCTTCTCAAGCGATATGCGGTCCGTGGTACCAGTTTCGGATGTTACCCtattaaaatgacaactttTACTTTAgatcataaaataaaacaaaaaaaaaggtgtcAAGGATGTATGCTTCTTTCTTACAAGCTATCAACCATTTTTTGCACCATCATATCATGAATGTTCTTGATAAACTGCAACCAAAACAGGACACAGGAAGTGTAAGCATGGAAAAAACATCAATACTGTAACAGATAAGACTTTGATATTACCTCTAAAGCCATTAAAGCATCTTCCATTGCCCGTTGTTTAGCGCGGAAGTCCGCTCGCCTTAGATCAGCCTGGAAACAAAGGTAAATCTCTCAACCACTTTGCATATAACTTACCATAAGCATACAGAAGATGAAACGCAAACCTCTAAGGCGCCGTCACTCCAATGCTTATCAGCAGCATTTTTCAACTTAGACTGGGctatgttttttaatatctatGCACGTAAACCAAATAAGAAAAGCCCCAAGAATGGTCGATAAATGTGCATATATTTAAATGAGGCATACAGTAGCAATATGATGAAGGCGCTCGGCCTTTCTCTTGACATCCCGATCAATTTTCTCTGTATCTTCTCTTGCCCGAGCTACATAATAAACGCACAAGGCAGGATTACAAATAGACACATCCTATATAGATAACTTTGTCTAAGAATGGTCCCTTTCAGTTTACCATCCAGTTTAAGGAACCCCGACCCAAGAATTGCAACGCCCTGACGTGCACGAGCATCAAGTCTCAAAATGCCACTGAAAAGAACAGGAACATGGATCTCAACACATAAGAATCCTTTAAGATgtcatgtaataaataaattatttagctCCTTTtgtatactaaaaaaaaaaataccgaGAAAGAAGAACAAAGTCACTACGAGCTCTTTCATTAACAAACTTGGCATCATTAGACACATACTCCACCAGAACCTGGCTTGAGTTGCTTTTACTCCTTGGCATCACTTCCTTCTCACCTTCTTTTTGAACAGTTTTGGAGCTGAAGAAACATCACCATGAAACTTATCAGCTAAACAAAAACCAGAACTATTGAAGGTAAGAGCAAATGGGCCAAACTTACTTGGGTAAATCAAGACAATCCTGATGAGGTTTAGTTTCCGTGTCTTGAGACTTGCCAAGAAAACACACAGTAGATGAAGATCTACGAGAAGTAACAAAAGTGAGAGGCTTTGTACAACAGAGGCCTTGTAATTCTTCTTTAGACGAACCCTTTATGGAGGGAAACGTTAACAGAACGCTTTGAGATCTTGAGACACTAGCCCTCTTCGCTAAAATGGGACTCCTAGGGACCACTTTGCTCACGTTAAGAGCCATTGAGATTATAAACCTAACACGTCTCTGTAGATATCGAAAATACAAAGCCTTGTTAGCTAGGAATTTCAACAAAAAATTTTAAGTGTTAACTTTAGCGAGACAACTTTTAAATCGTTTAAATTCTAGGAAGGTTCTTTGATTGTAAAGGCAATCTGAAGACTCCAACATTAATACAGGATCGTAAAGACTGAATTTTGATGCAGAGGGATCGaaacagagagagaggaagacTAACCTTGTGAAATAGACGAAGGAGAGAAGTGGAAAAGAGAAAATCCAAAGAGCGATAGGAGAAACAGAGAAGCAGGAGGAGGATTATGGATGAGAGTGAAAATTGTAACCACAAGGGTTACCTTGTGGCCCAGTGTGAGCCAACCATATCTCGTCTTTGTTAGTATGGGACCCactctttagttttgtttttctatACAGCATGAACTCGTCTGTGGGACATCCTCTGACCGGTCGGTACACCGAATTACCCGGTTAGGCGGGAtagttttttgataaaaattaagcTAATATTGGCCGTGTTCGTTTACATGTCGTGCGACCTACGACCTGCGACATGCGACCTGCGACTGATCGCAGgtcgcaggttgttgttcgttttacTGTCGCGTAACATGCGACCTGCGATTGGTCGTAAGTCGCAAgtcgcaggttgttgttcgttttgatgtCGCGCGACTGATCGCGCGACCAGTCGCGGGTTCCCATTTAAGTCGCCCGAAAAAACATcgactaaaaattaagaaaattttgatcgcgcgactggtcgcaggtcgcagatcgcaggtcgcgcgacacgtaaacgaacatagttttagtcgcaggtcgcaggtttagtcgcaggtcgcaagTCGCAagtcgcgcgacacgtaaacgaacgtAATCTATAGTCGCaagtcgcaggtcgcaggtcgcgcgacatGTAAACGAACATGGCCATTGtaacaaataaatgaaacaaCAATTGAGTTAGTCCAGGAGACACAAgttaaaagaaaactaaaaatgagATGAAACTGGTCTCTTGGttctaatctaatctattaatttaaaatcatatttgaaaattaccttggcataattttttttgtatctatTAAACAATGTTGtgactaaatatatatacatgcttaatttttataatttcattaatatcatGAGTGATTTAGTTTAAGAGACACATTTATGTCTTTTGTTACACTAAGAGACACTTGTTGCTTGGTGGATACAATCTCTCTTACCAAAGTGTGTTTTGTACTAATATACCCTTACAATTGTCTCAATGATAAAAGAAGCTAGTTAGGGAAGGAATGAGATCTCTGGTTCATGTGACTAAATGAGAACAAAGTCGtacaattattataattaatatagttTGATTGctcataaaattttattaacttttattgtttttacttttttatattttattagtttctactttcttttcttctccacCAAACCTATATATCTCTACCTTCACGCCTTCCATTTTCACCGGAtacaccaccacctcctcctctcGAGTAAGTACCTCCACCGTCACTCTGTATTTACCTCTTGTATCCATGCTTACGTCTTCCACCACCACCTTCTCCACAACCACCACCTCCTCCACTGCAGTGTCCACCACCACCTCTACTACCACCACAACCACCTCCTCGGTATCCAACTTCACGTCTTCCACCACCGCCTTCCCCATAACCGCAACCTTCTCCACAACCACAACCTCACCGCAACTGCCACCTCCTCCAACGCAACCACCATCACCGCAACcgccacctcctcctcctcctcctccaccatcaCCTCCACGGTATACACCTTCACGTTTTCCACCACCGTCTTCTCCATAACCACCACCTCTCCGCAACCACCTCCACCTTCACCGCAACCACCTCCACTGTGGTTTTCACTTTCACGTCTTCCACAATCCGTAACGACCGCAAAACATATATCACCTATTAGAGCGAAATGAATTGAGTTCCGTTGTGGGAGTTCTCAGCTCAATTGGTGCTTTAGGCCTCGATTGGTACAGCTGATGATAAAGCAGTAGCAGTATGCTGTATAAGCAGTAGGCAGTAGAAGCTGTATGCTTTcattaaagtttttaataaacTGATTGGTAGAACAGAAGCagtatacaattttaaaattaccacaaaagtaaatatataatatatttattttgaaataatatatattaataatatatttgttattaaaactaataaatcttatttaattatataaattaaattttaaatggtaattattattatcttaaaaatgtgaaatttatttaaaaatataaaatttattcaaaaaaacaaattatatataatttatatataaattatcattatttatttattagtagAGCAGTAAatgattcatatataatattatcataaaaattaatatataatatataatttacttatttcaaaataatatagatatttttaatttataatatgtaatatataaatatatattatgctatgttatgttatgttattaaaaataatgaatgatatgtgtaattatttaaattatattatattttaagtgtaaaatattgttctttttaaaaagttaaaaatatttaattgcaaattttattttttttaaagcaaattttgttttttactataaacataatttttttataatattaaataaaaataaattaattatatataatttttaaatttttttatatattctaaatacAAATGCTCTACCAAAAGCTCTAAATGAGAGCATTGAGCAAAGAACATTTGGAGAGCATTAGCATCTTATAAATGCTTTTTTAAATGCTTTTGTGGTAAATGTTGATTGGATAATGACGAGCATAATGCTTATGCTAATGCACTACCAATCAAGCCATTagagattgagagagagagatgatggtGTTTCAGAGATTGAGAATGAGAGAGAATGTAGGTTAGTAAAATAATTGGGAAAGTAatgttaaaaagaaataaaaacaaaacaatattttgttcGATGGAATAAAAAGAGAGAAGGATGTAGTTAGAGGGTATATTTGacaaacaacatataaaaagtGTGTGACAAGCATGAAAGACAAAAAGTGTctataaatgtaattttttcttaatatttctcGGTTTATACATCGTACTAAAACAATTCCATCACGACTACCATCTAAAACGATTATTTACGTTCTCTATCAACCAAATAAAACCTGCATATAAGCTAACATGTATAGCATCTATGGTGGTTCATCCTTCACATACACGAAGAATCATCTTACTCATGCTATTAACTTCTATCCGGCTTACCTTATCACTTTGGATCAACAGACCATTGAATAAGCATAGTTCATAGTTTACCTTTCATGAATAACCTATCACATTTAATCATCCCAGTCTTGTGATGTTAGGTGTTTCTGCCTAGATCAGAACGTGAGCCCGTCTCAACCATCTTATTCCTCTCACATTGAATTATCTCCTGTTCATAGTTTATCTTAAATATTTCTCACTGTTCCCTGTATCAGGGTCTTCATTATTCacaggagatgaagaagatgatatcATTTGGTAGTTTTACACGTGATAATGTTGG encodes:
- the LOC106379456 gene encoding psbQ-like protein 3, chloroplastic, with the protein product MALSKPPPQHFSPFNNPNPHLETAASTLTFSTDSSRRIRRDVLLSVSGTIIPQLFLLDLKRSSSASAADLFSFLAPQPEPVRTVEMAKEGLRKNGENIKKIKEIMIENKRWKEGGTELRRTASNMKQDLYLIIQAKPPKDRPLLRSFYSSLFSTITKLDYAARDGDATKVMEYYKSIAAIIDNIFTRI
- the LOC106381344 gene encoding senescence-associated protein AAF, chlorolplastic, with product MALNVSKVVPRSPILAKRASVSRSQSVLLTFPSIKGSSKEELQGLCCTKPLTFVTSRRSSSTVCFLGKSQDTETKPHQDCLDLPNSKTVQKEGEKEVMPRSKSNSSQVLVEYVSNDAKFVNERARSDFVLLSRGILRLDARARQGVAILGSGFLKLDARAREDTEKIDRDVKRKAERLHHIATILKNIAQSKLKNAADKHWSDGALEADLRRADFRAKQRAMEDALMALEFIKNIHDMMVQKMVDSLVTSETGTTDRISLEKNGKALEFFLGEVSSDSISAIEEAYKSMASALSEADGIDYTDPEELELLVTTLIDLDAMDGKSSASLLAECSSSPDVNTRKALANALAAAPSMWTLGNAGMGALQRLAEDSNPAIAAAASRAISALKKQWEVEEGDALSFTNPNDDEDGDSDHDEI